From the Oceanicaulis alexandrii DSM 11625 genome, one window contains:
- the rplO gene encoding 50S ribosomal protein L15, whose protein sequence is MRLNELRDNDGATKSRTRVGRGIGSGKGKTGGRGVKGQKSRSGVAIKGFEGGQMPLYQRLPKRGFNKPNRLAFAEVTLGRLQTAVDAGKLDAKAPVDAAALIKAGVIRRAKDGVRVIGGGELTAKLDLTVAGGSKPAIEAVEKAGGKVTVTAKSAKDQSE, encoded by the coding sequence ATGCGCTTGAATGAACTGCGCGATAACGACGGCGCGACCAAATCGCGTACGCGTGTCGGCCGTGGCATCGGCTCTGGCAAAGGCAAAACCGGCGGACGCGGCGTTAAAGGCCAGAAGTCTCGCTCGGGTGTCGCCATCAAGGGCTTTGAGGGCGGTCAGATGCCGCTCTATCAACGTCTGCCCAAGCGCGGCTTTAACAAGCCGAACCGTTTGGCGTTCGCTGAAGTGACCCTGGGCCGCCTGCAAACGGCAGTGGACGCCGGCAAGCTGGACGCGAAAGCGCCTGTCGACGCCGCCGCTCTGATCAAGGCTGGCGTCATTCGCCGCGCCAAGGACGGCGTGCGAGTGATTGGCGGCGGCGAACTGACCGCGAAACTGGACCTGACGGTGGCTGGCGGCTCCAAGCCGGCGATCGAAGCTGTGGAAAAGGCTGGCGGTAAAGTCACCGTCACCGCCAAATCCGCCAAAGACCAGTCCGAATAA
- the rpmD gene encoding 50S ribosomal protein L30, translating to MAEQKTLVVRQTGSPIRRPKDQAATLKGLGLGRIGRERELEDTPSVRGMIRKVAHMVEIVEERG from the coding sequence ATGGCTGAACAAAAAACCCTGGTGGTGCGCCAAACCGGCAGCCCCATCCGCCGTCCGAAGGACCAGGCCGCGACCCTCAAGGGTCTTGGCCTGGGCCGGATCGGCCGCGAGCGCGAGCTTGAGGACACCCCGTCCGTGCGGGGCATGATCCGCAAGGTCGCCCACATGGTTGAGATTGTGGAGGAGCGCGGTTAA
- the rpsE gene encoding 30S ribosomal protein S5 has product MAREDNRGRDRRRRDDDNAEPELVDKLVQINRVAKTVKGGRNFQFAALAVVGDQKGRVGFGQGKAREVPEAIRKATEEAKKMMVRVPLREGRTLHHDAKGRWGAGKVILRSAPPGTGVIAGGPMRAVLESLGVQDVVAKSTGSSNPYNMVRATFEALKAQNSPRSVAAKRGIKVADLVERRQDGASSPEAIES; this is encoded by the coding sequence ATGGCACGAGAAGACAATCGCGGCCGCGATCGCCGCCGCCGGGACGACGATAACGCCGAACCGGAACTGGTCGACAAGCTGGTCCAGATCAACCGCGTCGCCAAAACCGTGAAAGGCGGCCGGAACTTCCAGTTCGCCGCTCTCGCGGTGGTCGGCGACCAGAAGGGCCGCGTCGGCTTCGGACAGGGCAAGGCGCGTGAAGTGCCGGAAGCCATCCGCAAGGCGACCGAAGAAGCCAAGAAGATGATGGTGCGCGTGCCGCTGCGTGAAGGCCGCACCCTGCACCATGATGCAAAAGGTCGTTGGGGCGCCGGCAAGGTGATCCTGCGTTCCGCGCCTCCGGGCACCGGCGTCATCGCCGGCGGTCCGATGCGTGCGGTGCTGGAATCGCTCGGCGTTCAGGACGTGGTCGCAAAATCGACCGGTTCGTCCAACCCGTACAACATGGTTCGCGCAACGTTCGAGGCCCTCAAAGCCCAGAACAGCCCGCGTTCGGTGGCCGCCAAGCGTGGCATCAAGGTCGCTGATCTGGTTGAGCGTCGCCAAGATGGCGCCAGCTCACCTGAAGCCATCGAATCCTAG
- the rplR gene encoding 50S ribosomal protein L18: MKNAAETMRRRAQRTRTRLRKMGNGRPRLSVFRSSKNIYAQIIDDANGVTLVSASTLEKDAKISSNGVEAAAEVGKRVAERAKERGLIDVVFDRGGYIFHGRVKALADAAREGGLNF, translated from the coding sequence ATGAAAAATGCTGCAGAAACCATGCGGCGCCGCGCTCAGCGCACGCGCACCCGGCTCCGCAAAATGGGCAATGGACGACCGCGTTTGTCGGTGTTCCGTTCCTCAAAGAATATTTACGCCCAGATCATCGACGATGCGAACGGCGTGACCCTGGTGTCGGCCTCCACTCTGGAGAAAGACGCCAAGATCTCTTCGAACGGTGTCGAAGCGGCTGCCGAAGTCGGCAAGCGCGTCGCAGAACGGGCGAAGGAAAGAGGTCTGATCGACGTGGTGTTCGACCGCGGCGGTTACATCTTCCACGGGCGTGTTAAAGCGCTCGCAGACGCCGCTCGCGAGGGCGGTCTGAACTTCTAA
- the rplF gene encoding 50S ribosomal protein L6 → MSRLGKLPVEIPAGVTANITGAQVSVKGPKGELSFEAPACVRLKQEDNAITVEMADGTKFAKAMYGTARARIKNMVQGVTQGFSKNLELVGVGYRAQMQGTDLKLSLGFSHDVIYTPREGVKIATPKPTEITIEGADAQTVGQTAAEIREFRPPEPYKGKGVKYSDEYVRRKEGKKK, encoded by the coding sequence ATGTCGCGTCTAGGCAAACTGCCTGTCGAAATCCCCGCCGGGGTGACCGCCAATATCACTGGCGCTCAGGTGTCGGTCAAAGGCCCGAAAGGCGAACTCAGCTTCGAAGCGCCCGCATGCGTGCGTCTGAAGCAAGAGGACAACGCCATTACGGTCGAAATGGCTGACGGCACAAAATTCGCGAAAGCCATGTACGGCACCGCGCGCGCCCGCATCAAAAACATGGTGCAAGGCGTCACTCAGGGGTTCTCAAAGAACCTTGAGCTGGTCGGTGTTGGTTACCGCGCCCAAATGCAGGGCACGGATCTCAAGCTTTCGCTCGGTTTCTCGCACGACGTGATCTACACGCCGCGTGAGGGCGTCAAAATTGCGACGCCGAAACCGACCGAGATCACCATTGAGGGCGCTGACGCCCAAACCGTGGGTCAAACCGCGGCGGAAATTCGTGAATTCCGTCCGCCTGAGCCTTACAAAGGCAAGGGTGTGAAGTATTCCGACGAATATGTCCGTCGTAAGGAAGGCAAGAAGAAGTAA
- the rpsH gene encoding 30S ribosomal protein S8: MSVNDPLGDMLTRIRNALMRKRSNVVTPSSKLRGRVLEVLLEEGFIRGYTETTDAKGFKQFEIELKYHEGQPVISEIKRVSKPGRREYRKVRDLPLVMNGLGIAIISTPQGVMSDALARSKNVGGEILCHVS, translated from the coding sequence ATGTCCGTGAACGATCCTCTCGGCGATATGCTGACCCGCATCCGTAACGCGCTCATGCGCAAGCGGAGCAATGTGGTGACCCCGTCTTCCAAACTTCGTGGCCGCGTGCTCGAAGTGCTTCTGGAAGAGGGCTTCATCCGCGGTTACACCGAGACCACCGACGCCAAGGGCTTCAAGCAGTTCGAAATAGAACTGAAATACCATGAAGGCCAGCCGGTGATCTCCGAGATCAAACGCGTGTCCAAGCCGGGCCGTCGCGAATACCGCAAGGTGCGCGATCTGCCGCTCGTCATGAACGGCCTGGGCATCGCCATCATTTCGACTCCGCAAGGCGTTATGAGCGATGCACTGGCGCGCTCAAAGAATGTCGGCGGCGAAATCCTTTGCCACGTCAGCTAG
- the rpsN gene encoding 30S ribosomal protein S14, whose product MAKKSAVERNLKRQRLAQRFAAKREALKAIARDTDKPVEERFAAQLKLASLPRNSAPTRIRNRCQVTGRPRAYYRKLKMSRIALRQLASHGLIPGMVKSSW is encoded by the coding sequence ATGGCTAAGAAGAGTGCAGTCGAACGCAATCTCAAGCGCCAGCGCCTGGCTCAGCGTTTCGCCGCCAAGCGCGAAGCGCTGAAAGCGATCGCACGCGACACGGACAAGCCGGTTGAAGAGCGCTTTGCAGCGCAACTGAAGCTGGCCTCGTTGCCGCGCAACTCGGCGCCGACCCGCATCCGTAACCGATGCCAGGTGACCGGCCGCCCGCGCGCTTATTACCGCAAGCTCAAGATGTCGCGCATCGCGCTGCGTCAGCTGGCCAGCCACGGGCTTATCCCGGGCATGGTCAAGTCGAGCTGGTAG
- the rplE gene encoding 50S ribosomal protein L5, with amino-acid sequence MADVAAYEPRLKTKYREEIRATLKEKFGYANEMMIPRLDKVVINMGVGEAAQDSKKIRGALADLELIAGQKPVGTIAKNSIAGFKLREEQMIGAKVTLRKDRMFEFLDRLVTIALPRVRDFRGLNGKSFDGRGNYAMGLKEHIVFPEIDYDKVEKIRGMDIVVCTTANTNEEAKALLAEFDFPFSN; translated from the coding sequence ATGGCTGACGTTGCTGCATACGAACCGCGCCTGAAAACGAAGTATCGCGAGGAAATCCGCGCGACTTTGAAAGAAAAGTTCGGTTACGCCAATGAAATGATGATCCCGCGCCTGGATAAGGTCGTGATCAACATGGGCGTCGGCGAGGCTGCTCAGGATTCCAAGAAAATCCGCGGCGCGCTCGCAGATCTCGAACTGATCGCTGGCCAGAAGCCGGTCGGTACGATCGCCAAGAACTCCATCGCCGGCTTCAAGCTGCGCGAAGAGCAGATGATTGGCGCCAAAGTCACCCTGCGCAAGGATCGCATGTTCGAATTCCTTGATCGTCTGGTGACCATTGCTCTGCCGCGCGTCCGCGACTTCCGCGGTCTGAACGGCAAGAGCTTTGACGGCCGGGGCAATTACGCGATGGGCTTGAAAGAGCATATCGTTTTCCCCGAGATCGATTACGACAAGGTCGAGAAAATCCGCGGTATGGACATTGTTGTCTGCACTACGGCTAACACCAATGAAGAAGCGAAGGCCCTGCTGGCCGAGTTCGATTTTCCGTTTTCGAACTAA
- the rplX gene encoding 50S ribosomal protein L24, translating into MAAKIKKGDKVIVLTGRDKGKTGEVTQVLPKEDRVVVSGVNVVKRHQRATQTAPGGIVEKNASIHVSNVALADPKSGEATRVGFKIEDGKKVRVAKKSGEVIDG; encoded by the coding sequence ATGGCTGCGAAGATCAAAAAAGGCGACAAGGTCATCGTTCTGACCGGTCGCGACAAAGGTAAGACCGGCGAGGTCACCCAGGTTCTTCCGAAAGAAGATCGTGTGGTGGTGTCGGGCGTCAACGTGGTCAAGCGCCACCAGCGCGCGACCCAAACGGCCCCGGGCGGTATTGTTGAGAAAAACGCGTCCATCCACGTGTCCAACGTGGCTCTGGCCGATCCGAAATCTGGCGAAGCCACCCGTGTGGGCTTCAAGATTGAAGACGGCAAGAAGGTTCGCGTGGCCAAGAAATCCGGTGAGGTGATCGATGGCTGA
- the rplN gene encoding 50S ribosomal protein L14, which produces MIQMQTNLDVADNSGARRVQCIKVLGGAKRRYAGVGDIIVVSVKEATPKGRVKKGDVRKAVVVRTARDIKRRDGSVIRFDGNAAVILNTNNEPVGTRIFGPVPRELRAKSHMKIVSLAPEVL; this is translated from the coding sequence ATGATCCAGATGCAAACTAATCTGGACGTGGCCGACAATTCCGGGGCCCGCCGCGTACAGTGCATCAAAGTACTGGGCGGCGCGAAACGCCGCTATGCAGGCGTCGGCGACATCATTGTCGTCTCGGTCAAGGAAGCCACGCCCAAGGGCCGCGTTAAGAAGGGCGATGTCCGCAAGGCCGTCGTCGTGCGCACCGCTCGCGACATCAAGCGTCGTGACGGCAGCGTCATCCGTTTCGACGGCAACGCGGCTGTGATCTTGAACACCAACAACGAGCCGGTCGGCACCCGGATCTTCGGCCCGGTTCCTCGTGAACTTCGCGCCAAGAGCCACATGAAGATCGTCTCCCTCGCGCCGGAGGTCCTGTAA
- the rpsQ gene encoding 30S ribosomal protein S17 → MPKRILQGVVVSDKQEKTVIVRVERTFLHPLLRKTVRRTKKYHAHDESGAIKVGERVQIQECSPKSKLKRWEIVSEQA, encoded by the coding sequence ATGCCGAAGCGCATCCTTCAAGGCGTCGTGGTGAGCGACAAGCAGGAAAAAACCGTGATCGTGCGCGTTGAGCGCACCTTCCTGCACCCCCTGCTGCGTAAAACCGTGCGCCGTACGAAGAAATATCACGCCCACGACGAGTCGGGCGCGATCAAAGTGGGTGAGCGCGTCCAAATCCAGGAGTGCTCGCCGAAGTCGAAGCTGAAGCGGTGGGAGATCGTCTCCGAGCAGGCGTAA
- the rpmC gene encoding 50S ribosomal protein L29, whose amino-acid sequence MKAEDVRAFSDDQLQDELLKLKKEQFNLRFQQATGQLENTARFMQIRRDIARVKTDQRRRALEN is encoded by the coding sequence ATGAAAGCCGAAGACGTCCGCGCGTTTAGCGACGATCAGCTTCAGGACGAACTCCTCAAGCTGAAAAAAGAACAGTTCAACCTGCGTTTCCAACAGGCCACCGGCCAGCTGGAAAACACTGCGCGCTTTATGCAGATCCGCCGGGATATCGCCCGGGTCAAAACGGATCAGCGTCGCCGCGCGCTTGAAAATTAA
- the rplP gene encoding 50S ribosomal protein L16, with protein sequence MLQPKRTKFRKAHKGRIHGQAKGGFTLTFGSYGLKAVEPERITARQIEATRRAITRHMKRAGRVWIRVFPDLPVSKKPTEVRMGKGKGSPEYWVAKVKPGRIIFEIDGVPDDVAREALRLGAAKLPIKTKVVTRPGE encoded by the coding sequence ATGCTTCAGCCGAAGCGCACCAAATTCCGCAAGGCGCATAAAGGCCGCATCCACGGTCAGGCCAAGGGCGGCTTTACGCTGACCTTTGGCTCTTATGGCCTGAAAGCGGTTGAGCCGGAGCGGATCACCGCCCGTCAGATCGAGGCGACCCGTCGCGCCATCACCCGTCACATGAAACGGGCTGGTCGCGTCTGGATCCGGGTGTTCCCGGATCTGCCGGTCTCCAAGAAGCCGACCGAAGTCCGGATGGGTAAAGGTAAAGGCTCACCCGAATACTGGGTGGCCAAAGTCAAGCCTGGCCGGATCATCTTCGAGATCGACGGTGTTCCGGATGATGTCGCCCGCGAAGCCCTGCGCCTCGGCGCAGCCAAGCTTCCGATCAAGACCAAAGTCGTCACCCGTCCGGGTGAGTAA
- the rpsC gene encoding 30S ribosomal protein S3 has product MGQKVNPIGLRVGINRTWESRWFAKGDEYADLLHEDLRIRDFLKKELKNASVSRIIIERPHKKCRITIYTARPGVVIGKKGADIEKLRRKVSKMVDGEVFLNLVEVRKPEVDATLVAESVAQQLERRVAFRRAMKRSLQTAMRMGALGCKIMCGGRLGGAEIARVEKYSEGSVPLHTLRADIDYGFAEAKTAMGIIGIKVWIYKGEIMEHDPMAQERRMLDSGEQRARSGRQAA; this is encoded by the coding sequence ATGGGTCAGAAGGTTAATCCGATCGGCCTTCGCGTCGGCATCAACCGCACGTGGGAATCGCGTTGGTTCGCCAAAGGCGACGAGTATGCGGACCTGCTGCACGAAGACCTGCGCATTCGCGACTTCCTCAAAAAGGAACTCAAGAACGCGTCTGTGTCGCGCATCATCATCGAGCGCCCGCACAAGAAATGCCGCATCACCATCTACACGGCTCGTCCGGGTGTGGTGATCGGTAAAAAGGGTGCGGACATCGAGAAGCTGCGCCGCAAGGTCTCGAAGATGGTTGACGGCGAAGTGTTCCTCAACCTCGTCGAAGTGCGCAAGCCGGAAGTCGATGCGACCCTGGTCGCAGAGAGCGTGGCTCAGCAGCTCGAGCGCCGCGTGGCGTTCCGCCGCGCCATGAAGCGCTCCCTGCAGACGGCCATGCGCATGGGCGCACTGGGCTGCAAGATCATGTGCGGCGGCCGTCTGGGCGGCGCCGAGATCGCGCGCGTTGAAAAGTATTCTGAAGGTTCGGTTCCGCTGCACACCCTGCGTGCGGACATCGACTATGGTTTCGCTGAAGCCAAGACCGCGATGGGCATCATCGGCATCAAGGTCTGGATCTACAAAGGCGAGATCATGGAACATGACCCGATGGCGCAAGAGCGCCGCATGCTCGACTCTGGCGAGCAGCGCGCACGCTCTGGCCGTCAAGCGGCGTAA
- the rplV gene encoding 50S ribosomal protein L22, whose amino-acid sequence MGKAANPRRVADNEARAKLRMLRISPQKLNLIAQLIRGKKVERALADLEFSRKRHSADVKKVLESAIANAENNHGLDIDSLVVSEAYVGKNLVMKRFRARARGRGAKILKPFSELTIVVREVEEAA is encoded by the coding sequence ATGGGCAAGGCTGCAAATCCCCGCCGCGTCGCGGACAACGAAGCTCGTGCAAAACTGCGCATGCTTCGCATCAGCCCGCAGAAGCTCAACCTGATCGCCCAGTTGATCCGTGGCAAGAAGGTTGAACGCGCTCTGGCTGACCTGGAATTTTCGCGCAAGCGTCATTCCGCCGACGTCAAGAAGGTGCTCGAGAGCGCCATCGCCAACGCGGAAAACAACCACGGTCTGGACATCGACTCTCTGGTCGTGTCCGAGGCCTATGTGGGCAAGAACCTGGTCATGAAACGCTTCCGCGCCCGTGCGCGTGGTCGCGGCGCCAAGATCCTGAAGCCGTTTTCCGAGCTGACGATCGTCGTGCGCGAAGTTGAGGAGGCCGCCTAA
- the rpsS gene encoding 30S ribosomal protein S19 yields MPRSVWKGPFVDGYLLKKADAAHDAGRKQAIKTWSRRSTIMPQFVGLTFQVHNGNKFIPVLVSEEMVGHKLGEFAPTRTYYGHAADKKAKRK; encoded by the coding sequence ATGCCTCGTTCTGTCTGGAAAGGTCCGTTTGTCGACGGATACCTCCTGAAGAAAGCCGATGCTGCTCATGATGCCGGCCGCAAGCAGGCGATCAAAACCTGGTCGCGTCGCTCGACGATCATGCCGCAGTTTGTGGGTCTGACCTTCCAGGTCCACAACGGCAACAAATTCATTCCGGTTCTCGTCTCCGAAGAGATGGTCGGTCACAAGTTGGGCGAATTTGCTCCGACTCGGACCTATTACGGCCACGCGGCGGACAAGAAAGCCAAGAGGAAGTAA
- the rplB gene encoding 50S ribosomal protein L2, with protein sequence MALKTFKPTSPGRRALVLVDKSGLHSGRPEKTLVEGLHKSGGRNNTGRITSRRRGGGAKKLYRVIDFKRRKFDVPATVERLEYDPNRTAFIALIKYEDGELAYILAPQRLSAGDTVLAGDRVDVKPGNAMPLKNMPVGTIIHNVELKPLKGGQVARSAGAYAQLVGRDAGYAQVRLMSGELRMVHQDCMATVGAVSNSDHLNTNLGKAGRKRHMGKRPAVRGVAMNPVDHPHGGGEGRTSGGRHPVTPWGKPTKGRKTRSNKSTDKFIIRSRHERKKR encoded by the coding sequence ATGGCTCTGAAGACTTTCAAGCCGACCTCGCCTGGCCGCCGCGCACTCGTGCTGGTGGACAAGTCCGGGCTGCATTCGGGTCGCCCCGAAAAGACGCTCGTCGAGGGTCTGCATAAATCTGGCGGTCGTAACAACACCGGTCGCATCACGTCGCGTCGTCGCGGCGGCGGCGCCAAGAAGCTCTATCGCGTCATCGACTTCAAACGTCGCAAGTTTGATGTCCCGGCGACGGTCGAGCGTCTGGAATACGACCCGAACCGCACCGCCTTCATCGCACTGATCAAGTACGAAGATGGCGAGCTGGCCTACATCCTGGCTCCGCAGCGTCTGTCTGCTGGCGACACTGTCCTCGCGGGTGATCGCGTTGATGTGAAGCCTGGCAATGCGATGCCGCTGAAGAACATGCCGGTCGGCACCATCATCCACAATGTTGAGCTCAAGCCGCTCAAGGGCGGCCAAGTGGCCCGCTCCGCCGGCGCCTATGCTCAGCTGGTGGGTCGTGACGCAGGTTACGCTCAGGTTCGCCTGATGAGCGGCGAGCTGCGCATGGTGCACCAGGACTGCATGGCCACTGTCGGCGCCGTGTCGAATTCTGACCACCTGAACACCAATCTGGGTAAAGCCGGCCGCAAGCGCCATATGGGCAAGCGTCCGGCGGTTCGCGGTGTGGCCATGAACCCGGTTGATCACCCCCATGGCGGCGGCGAAGGTCGCACCTCGGGCGGTCGTCACCCGGTCACCCCGTGGGGCAAACCGACCAAGGGCCGCAAGACCCGGTCGAACAAATCCACCGATAAATTCATCATTCGCTCGCGCCACGAGCGCAAGAAACGCTAA
- a CDS encoding 50S ribosomal protein L23, translating to MPAARHYDTILSPVITEKATILSEENKVVFRVPLSANKKEIAEAIEELFKVKVKAVNTLVQKGKTKRFRGIAGKRDDVKKAVVTLEEGHSIDVSTGL from the coding sequence ATGCCCGCTGCTCGCCATTACGACACCATTCTGTCGCCGGTGATCACCGAGAAGGCGACTATTCTCTCTGAAGAGAACAAGGTCGTTTTCCGTGTGCCGCTGTCTGCGAACAAGAAAGAGATCGCCGAAGCGATCGAGGAATTGTTCAAGGTCAAAGTGAAGGCCGTGAACACGCTCGTTCAAAAAGGCAAAACCAAACGTTTCCGCGGCATTGCGGGCAAACGTGATGACGTCAAAAAGGCGGTTGTGACCCTTGAAGAGGGCCACTCCATCGACGTCAGCACTGGCCTGTAA
- the rplD gene encoding 50S ribosomal protein L4: protein MKLDVVTLDAGKAGSIDLSDAVFGIEEIRADILQRAVKWQLSRRQAGTHKTKERGEISRTKKKFGRQKGGGGARHGSRNAPIFVGGGVAHGPRVRSHATELPKKVRAMALKHALSSKAGSKQLVVLDEARLDEAKTKALIEKFSKLGLAKALIIDGETLDENFARAARNIPLIDVLPAQGLNVYDVLRCDTLVLTKAAVEKINERLAPQEAA, encoded by the coding sequence ATGAAACTCGATGTTGTGACGCTCGACGCCGGCAAGGCCGGCTCGATTGATCTCTCCGACGCCGTGTTCGGCATCGAAGAGATCCGCGCGGACATCCTCCAGCGCGCCGTCAAGTGGCAGCTGTCGCGCCGTCAGGCCGGCACTCACAAGACGAAAGAGCGCGGGGAGATTTCCCGCACCAAGAAGAAGTTTGGTCGCCAGAAAGGCGGCGGCGGCGCCCGTCACGGTTCGCGCAACGCCCCGATCTTTGTGGGCGGCGGCGTGGCTCATGGCCCGCGCGTTCGCTCTCACGCGACCGAACTGCCGAAGAAAGTGCGCGCCATGGCGCTCAAGCACGCCCTGTCCTCCAAGGCTGGCTCCAAGCAGCTGGTGGTTCTGGACGAGGCGCGCCTGGATGAAGCCAAAACCAAGGCCCTGATCGAGAAGTTCTCGAAACTGGGTCTGGCCAAGGCGCTGATCATTGATGGCGAGACGCTGGACGAGAACTTCGCCCGCGCCGCTCGCAACATCCCGCTGATCGACGTTTTGCCGGCTCAAGGCCTGAACGTGTACGACGTGCTGCGTTGTGACACGCTGGTGCTGACCAAGGCGGCTGTCGAGAAGATCAATGAGCGGCTTGCGCCGCAGGAGGCTGCGTAA
- the rplC gene encoding 50S ribosomal protein L3: protein MRTGLLAKKLGMTRIFSEDGDHVPVTVLHLDGLQVVAQRTSDTDGYTAVQLGAGKAKAKRTSKAMRGHFAKASVEPKRKLVEFRVPEDALIEAGSALSAEHFVVGQKVDVSGTSIGKGFAGGMKRWNFGGLRASHGVSISHRSHGSTGQCQDPGKVFKGKKMAGHLGSERVTIQSLEIVRVDADRGLVLVKGAVPGSKQGWVEIRDAVKGVGVDDLPYPAKLIETAESAPAEAPAAAQEAQDEGAN, encoded by the coding sequence ATGCGCACCGGCCTACTGGCCAAGAAGCTGGGCATGACCCGTATCTTCTCTGAAGATGGCGATCATGTGCCGGTGACCGTGCTTCACCTGGACGGGCTCCAGGTGGTTGCACAGCGCACCTCCGATACCGATGGCTACACCGCAGTCCAGCTGGGCGCGGGCAAGGCCAAGGCGAAGCGCACCTCGAAAGCGATGCGCGGCCATTTTGCGAAGGCTTCTGTTGAGCCCAAGCGCAAGCTGGTTGAATTCCGCGTGCCGGAAGACGCGCTGATCGAAGCGGGCTCCGCCCTCTCTGCCGAGCACTTTGTGGTCGGTCAGAAAGTGGACGTGTCCGGCACCTCGATCGGTAAGGGCTTCGCTGGCGGCATGAAGCGTTGGAACTTTGGTGGTCTGCGCGCCTCGCACGGCGTGTCGATCTCTCACCGTTCCCACGGTTCGACCGGTCAGTGTCAGGATCCGGGCAAGGTCTTCAAAGGCAAGAAAATGGCCGGTCACCTCGGTTCCGAGCGTGTCACTATCCAGAGCCTTGAGATCGTCCGTGTGGACGCTGATCGCGGCCTGGTGCTGGTGAAGGGCGCTGTTCCGGGATCCAAGCAAGGCTGGGTCGAAATTCGCGACGCCGTCAAGGGTGTTGGCGTTGACGATCTGCCGTACCCGGCAAAGCTGATCGAAACGGCCGAATCGGCTCCGGCCGAGGCTCCGGCTGCGGCTCAAGAAGCCCAGGACGAAGGGGCTAACTGA
- the rpsJ gene encoding 30S ribosomal protein S10, which translates to MAQQNIRIRLKAFDHRVLDTSAREIVSTAKRTGANVRGPIPLPTRLEKFTVLRGPHIDKKSREQFEIRTHKRMLDIVDPTPQTVDALMKLDLSAGVDVEIKLGA; encoded by the coding sequence ATGGCGCAACAAAACATCAGAATCCGCCTGAAGGCGTTCGACCACCGCGTGCTCGACACTTCGGCGCGTGAGATCGTTTCCACCGCAAAGCGCACCGGCGCGAATGTGCGTGGCCCGATTCCGCTGCCGACGCGGCTGGAGAAATTTACTGTTCTGCGCGGTCCGCATATCGACAAAAAGTCGCGCGAGCAGTTCGAAATCCGCACTCACAAGCGGATGCTGGACATCGTAGACCCCACCCCGCAGACCGTGGACGCGCTGATGAAGCTCGACCTGTCTGCTGGTGTGGACGTCGAGATCAAGCTGGGAGCGTAG